In a genomic window of Drosophila takahashii strain IR98-3 E-12201 chromosome 3L, DtakHiC1v2, whole genome shotgun sequence:
- the TfIIEbeta gene encoding general transcription factor IIE subunit 2 has product MDPALLREREAFKKRAMATPTVEKKSKPDRPAPPPPSDDSKRKMRPPTAPKLDASTYKTMSGSSQYRFGVLAKIVKFMRTRHQDGDDHPLTIEEILDETNQLDIGQSVKNWLSSEALHNNPKVEASPCGTKFSFKPVYKIKDGKTLLRLLKQHDLKGLGGILLDDVQESLPHCEKVLKNRAAEILFIIRPIDKKKILFYNDRTANFSVDEEFQKLWRSATVDAMDDAKIDEYLEKQGIRSMQDHGLKKPVPKRKKAANKKRQFKKPRDNEHLADVLEVYEDNTLTLKGVNPT; this is encoded by the exons atggATCCAGCACTGCTTCGCGAACGCGAGGCCTTCAAGAAGAGGGCGATGGCCACGCCCAC CGTGGAGAAGAAGTCCAAGCCCGATAGACCAGCTCCACCGCCGCCCAGCGATGATTCCAAGCGGAAAATGCGTCCTCCAACGGCTCCCAAGTTGGATGCCTCAAC TTACAAGACCATGTCGGGCAGCTCCCAATACCGCTTTGGAGTGCTGGCCAAGATTGTGAAATTCATGCGCACACGCCACCAGGACGGCGATGATCATCCACTGACCATTGAGGAGATTCTGGACGAGACCAACCAACTGGATATTGGACAGTCCGTTAAGAAT TGGCTTTCTAGCGAGGCTCTGCACAATAATCCCAAAGTGGAGGCCAGTCCCTGTGGCACCAAGTTCAGTTTCAAGCCAGTCTACAAAATCAAGGATGGCAAAACCCTTTTGCGACTGTTGAAACAACACGATTTAAAGGGCCTGGGTGGCATTTTACTTGACGATGTCCAGGAATCACTGCCGCACTGCGAAAAGGTCCTGAAAAACCGAGCTGCTGAAATCCTATTCATTATCAGACCCATTGACAAAAAGAAGATTTTATTCTACAACGATAGGACCGCCAATTTTTCG GTGGACGAAGAGTTCCAGAAGCTTTGGCGCTCAGCCACGGTCGATGCCATGGACGATGCCAAGATCGACGAGTACCTAGAAAAGCAGGGCATTCGCTCCATGCAAGATCATGGCCTGAAGAAACCCGTTCCCAAGCGCAAGAAGGCGGCCAACAAGAAGCGGCAGTTCAAGAAGCCCAGAGACAACGAGCATTTGGCCGACGTTCTGGAAGTCTACGAGGATAACACTCTAACTCTGAAGGGCGTGAATCCTACGTAG
- the LOC108062652 gene encoding ribosome biogenesis protein BRX1 homolog translates to MGRKFQNKKKKAAPQLEIVPLDENPPLPPQRSSDEVVPKREKWVNKQRVLVFSARGISHRDRHLMKDIKTLMPHHRAESKMERSKTLSVVNEMCEMKHCNKAMLFEGRRKRDLYMWVSNTTGSTGPSAKFLVENIHTMAELKMTGNCLRGSRPLLSFDAKFDELPHLKLLKELFVQTFSVPNHHPKSQPFVDHVFTFTYLDNRIWFRNFQILSEDGGLSEVGPRYVMNPVKIFDGSFTGKTIWENPDYVSPAKQRQTLKKAAKDKYVNRVEQKVKHEATRPVRAYDGIDNDELFEDDDPVETAKILAAIAKKKKEEDSKKTPKSALTKKIKEKQMKAVKEVIEKKKARTIKRVKKV, encoded by the exons ATGGGTCGCAAGTTCcagaataagaagaagaaggctGCGCCGCAGCTGGAGATAGTGCCACTGGACGAAAACCCACCACTGCCGCCACAGCGATCCTCCGATGAAGTGGTGCCCAAGAGG GAAAAGTGGGTGAACAAACAGCGCGTGTTGGTCTTCTCCGCACGCGGTATTAGCCACCGGGATCGGCACTTGATGAAGGACATCAAGACCCTGATGCCGCACCACCGGGCCGAATCGAAAATGGAGCGCTCCAAAACTCTGTCGGTGGTCAACGAAATGTGCGAGATGAAGCACTGCAACAAGGCCATGCTCTTCGAGGGTCGCCGCAAAAGGGATCTGTACATGTGGGTGTCCAATACCACCGGTTCCACTGGCCCATCGGCCAAATTCCTCGTCGAGAACATCCACACAATGGCCGAACTCAAGATGACGGGCAATTGCTTGCGAGGCTCACGGCCACTGCTCTCCTTTGACGCCAAATTCGATGAGCTGCCGCATCTGAAGCTGCTCAAGGAGCTCTTCGTTCAGACCTTTTCGGTTCCCAATCATCATCCCAAGAGCCAGCCCTTCGTCGATCATGTGTTCACCTTCACCTACCTGGATAATCGCATTTGGTTCCGGAATTTCCAGATTCTCTCCGAAGACGGTGGCCTGTCCGAGGTGGGACCGCGTTATGTTATGAATCCGGTGAAAATATTCGATGGATCGTTCACGGGGAAAACCATTTGGGAGAATCCCGACTACGTGAGTCCCGCGAAACAGCGACAGACCCTCAAGAAGGCCGCCAAGGATAAGTACGTGAACCGAGTGGAGCAGAAGGTCAAGCACGAGGCCACGCGGCCAGTCAGAGCCTACGATGGCATCGATAACGACGAGCTCTTCGAGGACGACGATCCCGTGGAGACGGCCAAGATTCTGGCTGCGATagccaagaagaagaaggaggaAGATTCGAAAAAGACACCGAAATCGGCGCTGACCAAGAAGATCAAGGAGAAGCAAATGAAGGCCGTCAAGGAGGTGATCGAAAAGAAGAAGGCAAGAACCATTAAACGAGTGAAAAAGGTTTAA
- the LOC108068964 gene encoding RNA-binding protein 45 codes for MSDYRSQSRSGGGRGGGQEYSNDDDPPMSRLFIICNKGHTEDDFREAFSPYGEIEDIWVVKDKHTQENKGIAYVKFSKTSDAAKAQEEMNGKTIGKMDRTLKVLVAANRNQGSNKSENEQEKYVRLFIVIPKTATEEDIRDEFAQWGEVETVTIVKEKNNGNPKGFGYVRFTKFYYAAVAFENCSAKYKAVFAEPKGSSRTQRDQYGRPSEDNPLYSGSGRGNSNFNGGGSSGGGGSGSYNNDWNVSQNNDMSAFLRMQNVPVAQPSCLEVNVSNCVNQDQLWRLFDIIPGLDYCQIMREHGPRTNEALVVYDNPEAAIYAKDKLHGLEYPMGERIIVKVNGMSSARMDTSFIDKRTKKDAICNVPLPPTQPLASPDAQVAQRLFIVLSANLPHSILKNIFSCWSGLIDVYLLPNKNCGYVKYAETESAQMAIHTLNGAEICGTKIKVMEAEERSGSDGDDGGRKRLRRN; via the exons ATGTCGGACTACAGATCCCAATCTCGCAGCGGCGGAGGACGTGGCGGCGGCCAGGAGTACTCGAACGACGACGATCCGCCGATGTCGCGGCTGTTCATCATTTGCAACAAGGGGCACACCGAGGATGATTTCCGCGAGGCCTTCTCGCCGTACGGCGAAATCGAGGACATCTGGGTGGTGAAGGACAAGCACACGCAGGAGAACAAGGGCATCGCCTATGTGAAGTTCTCCAAGACATCGGATGCGGCCAAGGCGCAGGAGGAGATGAACGGCAAGACCATCGGCAAGATGGATCGCACCCTCAAAGTCCTGGTGGCAGCCAA CCGCAATCAGGGCTCGAATAAGTCGGAAAACGAGCAGGAAAAGTATGTCAGACTGTTCATAGTCATCCCCAAAACGGCCACCGAGGAGGACATCCGCGATGAGTTCGCCCAGTGGGGCGAGGTGGAAACGGTGACCATTGTCAAGGAGAAAAACAACGGCAATCCCAAGGGCTTCGGCTATGTTCGCTTTACCAA GTTTTACTACGCAGCCGTGGCCTTTGAGAACTGCTCTGCGAAGTATAAGGCAGTCTTTGCCGAGCCCAAGGGCTCCAGTCGCACACAGCGCGACCAGTACGGTCGTCCCTCCGAGGATAATCCCTTGTACAGCGGCTCGGGACGTGGCAACTCCAATTTCAATGGTGGTGGAAGCAGTGGAGGCGGTGGAAGCGGCAGCTACAACAACGATTGGAATGTTTCCCAGAACAACGATATGTCAGCCTTCCTACGCATGCAGAATGTCCCCGTGGCGCAGCCCTCTTGCCTGGAGGTCAACGTGAGCAACTGCGTCAACCAGGATCAGCTGTGGCGACTCTTTGATATCATTCCCGGCCTAGATTACTGCCAAATTATGCGGGAAC ATGGACCGCGCACCAATGAGGCCTTGGTGGTGTACGACAACCCGGAAGCAGCTATTTATGCCAA GGACAAACTGCATGGCCTGGAATATCCCATGGGCGAACGCATCATTGTCAAAGTCAATGGAATGAGCTCGGCTCGCATGGACACATCCTTCATAGACA agCGCACCAAAAAGGATGCCATCTGCAATGTGCCTTTGCCCCCAACACAGCCACTTGCCTCGCCCGACGCCCAGGTGGCCCAGCGTCTGTTTATTGTGCTCTCAGCG AATTTACCGCACTCGATCTTGAAAAACATATTCTCCTGCTGGTCGGGACTGATTGACGTCTATCTGCTGCCCAACAAGAACTGCGGTTATGTGAAATATGCGGAGACTGAGAGCGCCCAAATGGCCATTCACACCCTAAATGGGGCTGAGATATGCGGTACTAAGATTAAG GTCATGGAGGCCGAGGAGCGCAGTGGATCCGATGGCGATGATGGAGGACGCAAACGTCTAAGGCGGAACTGA
- the Ctl1 gene encoding choline transporter-like 1 yields MGCAESKDGEGEAQDNRPKYRSCTDTCWLAIYIIFWLFLIVIAIFSFVYGNPLRIINGYDSFGNTCGVKHNEKFQGFPLSGMNTLDKPELFYFDVKELKKSLKICVKSCPAKTMTKGSELLEYYTQTGSQLCTYDYNMQQLSTAGNDQKTFNFLGPCPTFPVHESAPVLHRCVPKGTGEKVQNYYDMLNNWDVAQQFVGDIYSTWHIIAMVCGLALLISIALVTMMHWLSRIVSWIICVLVIVASVALTVALWYAYYNIRYKSGVNTQYTLLEEFVRNQQAVLTLAVLATITMIILIVVIYFLKNKLAGLSALFEEAGQCMMNLPGLLIAPLLAFLVLIAFLSFWVGVVICLATASSPDQSPIAPFDNSKAHMQPLPANALLASSNNTNLRTNLRVEYADAGALRSMFWIYVVGLIWTVEFIFACQQFALAAAVAFWYFQKPTTTPTIYAIGKLVKYHLGTVAKGSFVITIFKIPRLILTYLYAKLKKGEDKGSECAACCLKCCICGFWLLEKFIRFLNHNAYTVVAIESINFCPAAGIAWNAMATNVLQVATINSVGDFILFLGKVVVAALSGLIGIVLLKDMPGLNFYMAPVIIIIIFSFFIAHIILSLFEMVVDTLFLCVCEDKTLNGRSGRWAQSNLAKLVGEEPLQPGEEPPIEVVQMMPINKQPFSITRLPQSDPEVAPMSDE; encoded by the exons ATGGGCTGTGCGGAGAGCAAGGATGGCGAGGGGGAGGCGCAAGACAATAGGCCTAAATACCGGTCCTGCACGGACACCTGCTGGCTGGCCATTTACATTATATTCTGGCTATTTTTG ATCGTGATAGCCATCTTTTCGTTTGTCTATGGCAATCCCTTGCGCATCATCAATGGCTACGATTCCTTTGGCAACACCTGTGGCGTCAAGCACAATGAaaagttccagggattcccgCTGTCCGGCATGAACACCCTCGATAAGCCAGAGCTCTTCTACTTCGATGTGAAGGAGCTGAAAAAGTCCTTGAAAATATGTGTCAAGTCCTGTCCCGCCAAAACCATGACAAAGGGCAGTGAGCTACTCGAATACTACACCCAAACGGGCAGTCAGCTCTGCACATATGACTACAACATGCAGCAATTGAGTACGGCGGGAAATGATCAAAAGACCTTCAACTTCCTGGGTCCCTGTCCCACTTTTCCCGTTCACGAGAG CGCTCCTGTTCTGCATCGCTGTGTGCCCAAGGGCACGGGTGAGAAGGTTCAGAACTACTACGATATGCTCAACAACTGGGATGTGGCCCAGCAGTTCGTGGGCGACATCTACTCCACCTGGCACATCATTGCCATGGTCTGTGGACTGGCCTTGC TCATATCCATTGCTCTGGTGACCATGATGCACTGGCTGTCTCGCATCGTCTCCTGGATCATCTGCGTCCTGGTCATAGTGGCCAGCGTGGCTCTAACTGTGGCTTTGTGGTATGCCTACTATAATATACGCTACAAATCGGGAGTAAACACACAATACACCCTGCTGGAGGAGTTTGTGCGCAATCAGCAGGCGGTTTTAACCCTCGCTGTCTTGGCCACCATAACTATG ATAATCCTCATAGTGgttatatactttttgaaGAACAAACTGGCCGGCTTGTCGGCGCTTTTCGAGGAAGCAGGCCAGTGCATGATGAATCTCCCTGGACTTTTGATTGCCCCATTGCTGGCCTTCCTTGTGCTCATCGCCTTCTTGAGCTTCTGGGTGGGAGTGGTAATCTGCCTGGCCACTGCCAGCTCTCCTGACCAGAGTCCCATTGCTCCGTTCGACAACTCAAAGGCCCACATGCAGCCCCTGCCGGCAAATGCGCTATTGGCTTCCAGCAACAACACAAATCTGAGAA CCAATTTGCGTGTAGAATATGCCGATGCTGGTGCCCTTCGCAGTATGTTCTGGATCTACGTGGTGGGTCTCATATGGACAGTGGAGTTTATCTTTGCCTGCCAGCAGTTTGCATTGGCCGCCGCTGTGGCCTTTTGGTACTTCCAAAAGCCCACAACAACACCCACGATTTACGCCATTGGCAAGTTGGTTAAGTATCATTTGGGTACAGTGGCCAAGGGATCCTTTGTCATTACCATCTTTAAGATTCCCCGCTTGATACTCACGTATTTGTATGCCAA ATTGAAAAAGGGCGAGGACAAGGGTTCTGAGTGCGCCGCCTGCTGCTTGAAGTGCTGCATTTGTGGCTTCTGGCTGCTGGAGAAGTTCATTCGCTTCTTGAATCACAATGCCTACACTGTGGTGGCCATTGAGTCCATTAACTTTTGTCCCGCCGCTGGCATT gccTGGAATGCCATGGCCACGAATGTTTTGCAAGTGGCCACCATCAACAGCGTGGGCGACTTTATCCTTTTCCTGGGAAAGGTTGTGGTGGCCGCTCTATCCGGCCTAATTGGTATCGTTTTGCTCAAGGACATGCCCGGTCTAAACTTTTACATGGCCCCAGTTATAATCATCATTATATTCTCATTCTTCATTGCTCACATCATTCTATCGCTGTTTGAG ATGGTGGTGGACACCCTGTTCCTTTGCGTCTGCGAGGATAAGACCCTAAATGGCCGTTCGGGTCGTTGGGCGCAGAGCAACCTGGCCAAGCTGGTGGGCGAGGAACCGCTGCAGCCTGGCGAGGAGCCGCCCATCGAGGTCGTTCAGATGATGCCCATCAACAAGCAGCCATTCAGTATTACCCGACTACCCCAATCCGATCCCGAGGTGGCTCCCATGTCGGACGAGTAG
- the LOC108068962 gene encoding proteoglycan 4, translating to MDTVYGTKKYFQSLSGVSDIYRAQTCRQMNGADYTYQNTVGRRSQLGAYYHMNKQPSYTNEHSLNSQYGYNTWGIWRDGRNIAPSTFSAKTNHTQYPKNRSFSIILTTAAFIVLLAVISIAGLAFYFSSIKTNLEDPVMGFEGSFRIAKGDLFSTGLKYNHTTTYKQKIDFYKRFVERSMMDNGLQPLRTDVWGFGEGPLIKVSFRVFLDVRKLPQNILSVEEYIKESLFLETSATKSLYRSLRLDTESVEIKRIMDEQVVRSAAILKEAQTVPTSQTQLEKRLMKKGSTPPSPAAVYPKPLGGGNTTPKPKNPLVRSHSADEEPDIDVENAPVIQGSFEGSFEITKTDADIARKKTPPTRAYQSISTSSSSSTLPPKAIAVTPFSLRVKPKKPGIEKLTTVLPQQVPTGGPMSTTRATTKPTKATTTTTKRTTTSTTRKTTTTTSTPKPTTTTTTTEAPTTTSSTSTTTQPPPPSTTRETTTTSTTTFTYPSVTTPSPNQGGSLPKLDANLFTTFPILDTQPWRPMHREVPELLPGPPPAFPTKTLPGGTTPTVNHIPQRRIDEFELPFIGDNPTPPTAAVAPVTIDPYSLGFLNPGLRVQETKPNPPQHQQEQDMLFYHNFGSPIFMPGTENIERLGGALVEPHPLPVPLIDDVIIPPFKPIDATMVSGEKLPFNLDASNERFEHLGGGVIAKKPQEKLEKKEPLDQLIKEVNQTKEAQEKKDEKKEQLEITTKQEIKQEKVEVTTSTPKTPVNSPPKPTKTPALPSLKPTDNSVLADTIGEFFMELLNLPKEDNTTASKKPIEDKLESRIESEEEETLKTPTVSHSKPNFLNLKELILQRNTASSILSNETFEKDSTTTTTTPTTTTLGTTTTTEEPRTTKRNRIRTTSERPTMMDDSNLFPSHSKWEFVNSSSAQGFGHNSNMRKVFNQTLQAWVSEDIDKSENLTLNDIKTRINNASNIQDISLIFDTLASKLGITPSVPNKFPPFSQSKLNKQDVKRPISTSTTTEVPLLIPESILPVVREPFIKPMSSFLEDGSSEVLGAAIPVIGEAEVEVVDPLNYEDLLKISQFAVSSTEPSVHRLVTLLPVRSNSGIRTYRPPAEDEETPRSATNAPVPVPAPAPSSGKISLRRKSNLNQSRRFGQQPPAEAVVKGGIQVTVKK from the exons ATGGACACCGTCTATGGGACAAAGAAGTACTTCCAGAGTTTATCCGGCGTGAGTGATATATACAGGGCGCAGACATGTCGGCAAATG AACGGTGCGGATTATACCTACCAGAACACAGTTGGCCGGAGGTCCCAGCTGGGGGCGTACTATCACATGAACAAGCAGCCCTCGTACACAAATGAGCACAGTTTGAACAGTCAGTATGGCTACAATACGTGGGGCATTTGGCGGGATGGCAGGAACATTGCACCATCCACCTTTTCGGCCAAGACGAATCACACGCAATACCCCAAGAACCGATCCTTTAGCATTATCCTGACCACGGCGGCGTTTATTGTCCTGCTGGCCGTTATTTCCATTGCAGGATTGGCCTTCTACTTTAGCTCTATTAAAACCAATCTGGAGGATC CTGTTATGGGTTTTGAGGGTTCCTTCCGCATTGCCAAAGGAGATTTGTTCTCCACGGGTCTGAAATACAACCATACGACCACCTACAAGCAAAAGATTGATTTCTACAAGAGGTTCGTGGAGCGTTCCATGATGGATAATGGTTTGCAACCACTAAGGACAGATGTCTGGGGCTTTGGAGAGGGTCCACTGATAAAGGTCTCATTCCGGGTGTTTCTCGATGTCCGCAAACTGCCACA aAACATTCTGAGTGTAGAAGAGTACATCAAGGAATCCCTGTTCCTGGAAACCTCTGCCACCAAGTCCCTATATCGCTCATTGCGTTTGGACACAGAATCGGTGGAGATCAAGCGCATTATGGATGAGCAGGTGGTGCGTTCAGCAGCTATATTAAAGGAAGCC CAAACGGTGCCCACTAGTCAAACCCAGTTGGAAAAGCGTCTCATGAAGAAGGGCAGTACGCCACCTTCACCGGCTGCAGTTTATCCAAAACCTTTGGGAGGTGGTAATACCACGCCCAAGCCGAAGAATCCCCTAGTGCGCAGTCATTCGGCGGATGAAGAGCCCGATATCGATGTGGAGAATGCTCCGGTTATCCAGGGATCCTTCGAGGGTTCCTTCGAGATCACCAAGACGGATGCGGATATTGCCAGGAAGAAGACACCGCCCACTCGGGCCTATCAATCGATTAGTACTAGTAGCAGTAGTAGCACCTTGCCACCCAAGGCCATTGCGGTTACCCCTTTTTCGCTGAGGGTTAAGCCTAAAAAGCCGGGAATTGAGAAGCTAACGACGGTGCTGCCACAACAGGTGCCCACTGGAGGTCCAATGAGCACAACTAGAGCAACAACTAAACCCACCAAGGCAACCACAACGACGACAAAGAGAACCACTACTTCTACTACTAGGAAAACTACCACTACTACTAGTACTCCCAAACCCACAACAACTACGACAACAACGGAGGCACCCACTACTACTAGTAGTACTTCAACAACCACCCAACCTCCACCACCTAGCACCACTAGAGAAACCACTACAACTAGCACCACTACTTTCACCTATCCATCTGTAACCACACCTTCACCAAATCAAGGAGGATCCCTGCCCAAATTGGATGCCAATCTGTTCACCACCTTTCCCATTTTGGACACTCAACCCTGGAGACCAATGCATCGTGAGGTACCGGAGTTACTGCCTGGACCACCGCCAGCTTTTCCCACAAAGACTCTTCCCGGTGGAACCACGCCCACTGTGAATCACATACCACAGAGGAGAATCGATGAGTTCGAGCTGCCCTTCATTGGAGACAATCCCACTCCACCCACGGCAGCTGTGGCGCCAGTTACCATAGATCCCTATAGTCTGGGGTTCCTCAATCCGGGATTAAGGGTACAGGAGACGAAACCCAATCCCCCACAGcatcagcaggagcaggacatGCTTTTCTACCACAACTTTGGCAGTCCCATCTTTATGCCGGGCACTGAGAATATCGAACGTTTGGGTGGAGCCCTCGTGGAACCACATCCGCTGCCCGTTCCCCTCATTGATGATGTTATCATACCCCCTTTTAAACCCATTGATGCTACGATGGTAAGTGGGGAGAAGCTGCCCTTTAATTTGGATGCCAGCAACGAGAGATTCGAGCATTTGGGCGGTGGAGTCATTGCCAAGAAGCCGCAGGAGAAGCTGGAAAAGAAGGAACCACTGGATCAGCTAATAAAGGAAGTGAATCAAACTAAGGAAGCTCAAGAGAAGAAGGATGAGAAGAAAGAGCAACTTGAGATTACCACCAAGCAAGAGATTAAACAGGAGAAAGTGGAGGTCACCACCTCAACCCCAAAGACCCCAGTTAATTCTCCACCCAAGCCAACCAAAACTCCAGCTTTACCCTCACTGAAACCAACAGATAATTCTGTTCTGGCCGATACCATAGGAGAATTCTTCATGGAGCTACTTAATCTGCCCAAGGAGGATAATACCACCGCTAGTAAAAAACCCATAGAAGATAAGCTGGAATCCAGGATAGAGTCAGAGGAAGAAGAAACACTAAAAACACCCACTGTGAGCCACTCGAAACCCAACTTTTTGAATCTCAAGGAGCTCATTCTGCAGAGAAACACCGCTTCTTCGATTCTTTCCAATGAAACTTTCGAAAAGGATTCTACCACAACGACTACAACACCAACTACAACTACTTTAGGTACTACAACTACAACGGAAGAGCCCCGAACCACCAAAAGAAATCGCATTCGCACCACCAGCGAAAGACCCACCATGATGGACGACTCCAATTTGTTTCCCTCCCACTCCAAATGGGAGTTTGTGAACAGCTCTTCGGCCCAGGGATTTGGACACAATTCGAATATGAGGAAGGTCTTCAACCAGACCCTGCAGGCTTGGGTCTCCGAGGACATAGACAAGTCGGAGAACCTGACCCTCAATGATATCAAGACGAGGATCAATAATGCTAGCAATATTCAGGATATCTCATTGATCTTTGATACACTGGCCTCCAAGTTGGGCATCACACCCAGTGTTCCCAACAAGTTTCCGCCCTTTTCGCAGAGCAAACTGAACAAGCAGGATGTAAAAAGACCCATTTCTACCTCTACAACAACAGAGGTCCCATTACTCATCCCAGAATCTATTTTACCTGTGGTGAGGGAGCCCTTCATCAAGCCTATGTCCAGTTTTCTAGAGGATGGGTCCTCTGAAGTCCTAGGAGCTGCGATTCCCGTGATTGGCGAGGCGGAAGTGGAGGTGGTAGACCCCCTAAACTACGAAGATTTGCTCAAGATCTCGCAGTTTGCTGTTAGCAGCACGGAACCCAGTGTCCACCGACTGGTCACCCTGCTGCCAGTGAGATCGAACTCTGGGATACGAACCTATAGACCTCCAGCCGAGGATGAGGAGACGCCGAGGAGTGCGACCAATgctccagttccagttcctgctcctgctccctcTTCCGGAAAGATCAGCCTGCGGCGCAAGAGCAACCTCAACCAGAGCCGGAGATTCGGCCAACAGCCACCCGCTGAGGCGGTGGTCAAGGGCGGCATCCAGGTGACGGTCAAGAAGTGA
- the srw gene encoding protein twisted gastrulation — translation MKSLVKIIVFLSFGQLVFASMSEMQKKSHTEEFEGMSTLFRAMYSSPNDGYTYDWSVVSFSTNGQPNSGLNCTVLYLDQCTSWNRCRQTCLKTGATSYRWFHDGCCECVGEHCTNYGINESRCRLCPEPGIEDEDEED, via the coding sequence ATGAAATCACTTGTGAAAATCATAGTTTTTCTGTCATTTGGGCAATTAGTTTTTGCTAGCATGTCAGAAATGCAAAAGAAATCGCATACTGAAGAATTCGAGGGCATGTCAACCTTGTTCAGAGCCATGTATTCGTCGCCAAACGATGGATATACCTACGATTGGAGCGTGGTTTCGTTTTCAACTAATGGCCAACCAAATTCCGGTCTTAACTGCACTGTTTTGTATCTGGATCAGTGCACATCCTGGAATAGATGTCGACAGACCTGCCTGAAAACAGGAGCCACCAGTTACAGGTGGTTCCATGATGGCTGCTGCGAGTGCGTGGGCGAACATTGCACGAATTATGGCATCAATGAGAGCAGATGTCGACTCTGTCCTGAGCCGGGAatcgaggatgaggatgaggaggatTAA
- the LOC108068860 gene encoding uncharacterized protein, whose product MSVFSVFFLLITVCLVTKVYSRYEFTNVKCECFDKKFCEVDYCYIKSKNRTYKYISVRCKLLQIPLTNIKVNFGLYQRLNGYKPFLYNMTVDACKFLKSPQSNPVANYFYNYFKDVSNLNHSCPFDHDIIVDKMTAESFLHRATNILPFPKGSYMFQVDFYIYNIKRAVVQLFGSLS is encoded by the exons ATGTCCGttttttctgtcttttttcttctcattaCTGTATGCCTGGTTACGAAG GTCTATTCCCGATACGAATTTACGAACGTGAAGTGTGAATGTTTCGATAAGAAGTTTTGCGAAGTAGATTATTGTTATATAAAATCTAAGAACCGGACGtacaaatatatttctgtAAGATGTAAACTGCTACAAATTCCCTTGACAAATATAAAG GTGAATTTTGGCCTCTATCAACGTCTTAATGGCTATAAACCATTTCTGTACAACATGACCGTAGATGCATGCAAATTCCTAAAATCTCCGCAAAGCAATCCGGTGGCTAATTACTTCTATAATTACTTTAAAGACGTTTCCAATTTAAACCACTCTTGCCCATTTGAC CATGACATCATCGTGGATAAAATGACTGCTGAGAGCTTTTTACACCGAGCCACCAATATTCTGCCTTTTCCCAAGGGAAGCTACATGTTTCAAGTGGATTTTTATATCTATAATATTAAACGAGCTGTAGTTCAATTGTTTGGCTCACTTTCGTAA